A window from Opisthocomus hoazin isolate bOpiHoa1 chromosome 29, bOpiHoa1.hap1, whole genome shotgun sequence encodes these proteins:
- the LOC142364748 gene encoding olfactory receptor 14J1-like, with amino-acid sequence MSNGSSVTQFLLLVFADSREPQLLHFWLFLAIYLAALLGSGLIITTIACEHRLHTPMYFFLLNLALIDLGSISTTVPKSMANSLWDTRDISYFGCAAQLFMFAFLVAAELCFLTVMAYDHYVAIRRPLHYRTLLGSRACVHMAAAAWGSALLNSLLHTANTFSIPLCQGNAVDQFFCEIPQILKLSCSHFYLREVGLVGVSFSLASGCFVFIVLSYVQIFRAMLRIPSEQGRHKAFSTCLPHLAVVSLYISTSLCAYLKPPSISSPSLDLVVSFL; translated from the coding sequence ATGTCCAACGGCAGCTCCGTCACACAGTTCCTGCTCCTGGTATTTGCAGACTCTCGGGAACCGCAGCTCTtacacttctggctcttcctggccatctacctggctgccctcctgggcagcggcctcatcatcaccaccatagcctgtgagcaccgcctccacacccccatgtacttcttcctcctcaaccttgccctcatcgacctgggctccatctccaccactgtccctaaatccatggccaattccctctgggacaccagggacaTCTCCTACTtcggatgtgctgcccagctcttcatGTTTGCCTTCTTGGTAGCAGCAGAGCTTTGTTTTCTGACTGTCATGGCATACGACCACTATGTTGCCATccgcagacccctgcactacaggaccctcctgggcagcagagcttgtgtccacatggcagcagctgcctggggcagtgctttgctcaattccctcctgcacactgccaacacattttccatacccctctgccagggcaatgctgtggatcagttcttctgtgaaatcccccagatcctcaagctctcttgCTCACACTTCTatctcagggaagttgggcttgtTGGGGTTAGcttttctttagcttcagggtgttttgttttcattgtgctgtcctatgtacagatcttcagggccatgctgaggatcccctctgagcagggacggcacaaagccttttccacgtgcctccctcacctggccgtggtctccctgtatATCAGCACTTCCCTGTgtgcctacctgaagcccccctccatctcctcgccatccctgGACCTGGTAGTGTCTTTCCTCTAG